Genomic DNA from Manihot esculenta cultivar AM560-2 chromosome 15, M.esculenta_v8, whole genome shotgun sequence:
ttttaaatgaacatTTTGAGGTAACAAAACCATTTGCTTAACTGAGCTAAGGTTGTGGGTCATTTTGGCATTTTTCCGTTTGCGTTCTGAGTATTGTGCTTCATCCGGAACAATTCATCATCTAAGAAGAAAGGACGCATAGGATATGTCCCTTTCCACGACATAATTTGTTGTGTTGTTCTGTTTGGCAATCTATATATTAGtagcctctctctctctatctccctctctcttttaattaaaaaaggtTTTAGCTTCTGTTTGATACACCCTGTATTATTTCCTATCATCTAATTAGGATCATGGAAAATGCCCAATTACTGGGGAACCGCTTACGATGGATGATATTGTTCTTGTCAAAACAGGAAAGGTATGTTTGCTTCTTTcttcttattaaaattatatatagattcaATGTtggtataaatttttttttctttggctTGCCCTTTAGATTGTGAAGCCAAGAACAGTACAGACTGCTAGCATCCCAGGGATGCTTGGAATGTTCCAGAATGTATGTATACCTACTGCTTTGATAGTgcaaattcttttctttttttttttatttattttatggcaAGAGATGCTATTAAGTTCTAATCTTCAAATAAAATTGACATGTGTCAAGTATTGTTTCTGTACTGTGAACTTCTAATTTTGTGAGAATTTTTTATGAGATGAAAGGGCAGAAGTTTGTTTTATAATCATTCCCCGATTAAaccatttatattaaatatgagaATGTTGCCTGCATGTGATTTCACATCTAATTGTATATGAAGATATCTTGGCTTCAAATGCCTGATATTTAGTGGCTTAACCTTCTAAAGAAAGGTTCACCTGATTGTACTGGTAACGTCCTAAACTCTGGATTTGTTAGATAATTGAGATACCTGAGCATTTGTATGTCTATTCATTAAAATGCTTTTTGCCAGTTCATTTTACCAAATACAAATTTTTTACAGTGGCCTATATTGTTGAGAATAATTTCCCTGGCTTTTGCATTTGAATTTACTTTTGAAGTCTGTTCTTTTATTATAGGAATGGGATGGTCTGATGCTTTCTAATTTTGCTTTGGAGCAACAACTACATACTGCAAGGCAAGAGCTAAGTCATGCATTATACCAGGTATTTGGACTTAGTTACAGCTTGCAAATATTGTTTTTTGATGCATATCTGCTGCATATCATCCTCTAGTTGAAATTTCAACAAATCATGGTTCATGTTTACTCGTTGGCATTTATGTTCCCGTTCTTTCTTCTTTTGGCTTCAGCATTGTCTTTCCTTACTCCTGTATTtgcttcctttttttcttttttgttttattaGTTATAATCATTTTTGCATTAATGGATTCTTCTTCAAATCATTGTGCATTAGTGTCACATGCTATTTAAAAAATGCATTTTCATTTCAAACCTTATGGCAAAGCTTTTGCTTGAAAACATTTGCCTTTTATTGATTCTGAAAAAGAGCTTATCAGCATGTAGTTGTGTCTGCAAGCGCAAATGTTATGTCTATTTAGTAATTCCTGTTTTTTCCACATCTGTCTGCATTGATTTGAAGATAAACAGTAATGAATTGAGGAGCTGGTTTATTGTGAGCTGTTGGTTTTTGACATTCACAGTGTGGCTTCAGATAAAACTTATATGGTTCCTAAGCCTATTGTCTCAAAACCTTTTGGtggtttttatttttgaatgcATCCGTAAAATCCTTATTGAGATGCTTACACTGTGAGGCAAGTTATTTGTTTCAACTTGTTTTGAAATACTTATTTAGGGTTGGAATTGAAAGCTTTGATGTTTATAGGTAAAGAGCATTTGAAAGGTgctgctttttttttaaaagaaaaaagagaactgTGAAACTTTTACTTAATCCTTTTTATGAGGTTCGTTTCTATTCTTCCATTTTTACTGTCCTTTTCTTTCCTAGTAAATTTGTTGTAGATGGGATTATTGAAAATTTCACTTGGTTACTTTGCTGGCTAGATTACATGGACCTGGTGtattttttatgtttgttttggcAGCATGATGCTGCTTGTCGTGTGATTGCAAGACTTAGAAAGGAAAGGGATGAAGCAAGGTCATTACTTGCACAAGCTGAGAGGCAGATGCCTGTTTTAGCAACAGCACCTGCTACAGCCAATGCCTCTGCTCTTAGCAATGGGAAAAGAGGTTTTTCCTTGTAGGATTTTTGGTTTTATAACAATCATTATTTAGTGCCTCATTAAGGATTTGATGTCACTTTAGGTGCCGAGGATGACGATTTGGGTCCACCTGGAAAGAGAATACGTTCTGGAATTTCTGCCGCCATCATTACCGAGTTAACAGACTGTAATGCAGCCCTTTCACAACATCGGAAAAAGCGGCAGGTAGTCTATCCTTAAGTCTATAGAATGCCAATTTTGAAGTACCTCTATtgcaatgattttttttttcttttcacatCTCGTAACATTTTTCATTGTAATCCCTAAGACTAGCAGCAAATTTAATGAAGTTAGGTTTCTTTGTCCATGTTGATTTCTCATCTTCCTTTTCCATGTGGATTAGATTCCTTCAACATTGGCTCCTGTCGATGCTGTAGAGAGGTACACACAGCTTTCCAGTCATCCCCTTCACAAAACCAGCAAGCCAGGCATTGTATCTATTGATATCCATTACTCCAAGGTATGGGAATGTCTACTATTTACTCCTTTCTAAGGATATTTACTTGCAATGTGTTATGTGTTTAGAGTTTATGGCAAACTTTCTTGAAGCTGTGTCTTGGAAGTGTTGTTCTGATCAAGAATGTTGTAGCAATTGCCCCTAAACTATGACAGCTGTAGGCTTTTCCAACAAGATTTAGGCAGGTGTTTCTTGTAATACTCTCATTCAATTGCATGCTTGTCACTTCTGACTTGAGTGACTTAGCCAAAATGAAAAGTGTGATTTGAATAACCGCAAAGGGGAAAAAAGCAATGAACTCCTAATGTCCAGTCATGTGAAAAGGAAAATTGAAGTACTAAACTCCTAATGTTAAGTAATTCAAGTGGAATGTTAAAAATCTTTAGAGGCTTTTACATGTTCAGGGTTGCTTTGTAGGGATATCAGAGTGTGGGGATTAACTTACTAATACCTCTTTTTCTGTTGATTCTTTGTTTCAAAAATTGAATATATATGCATGCCTCATGCTGACTATGTTACTGTATTCAAATTaagcaacttttttttttctggtccTCAGGACATCATTGCTACTGGAGGGGTTGATTCTACTGCAGTAATTTTTAATCGCACATCAGGACAAATCCTATCGACAATAAGTGGTCATTCGAAGAAGGTTTTCTTTTACTATATATATCGTTACAATTTATTCTTTTGAAGGAAAATTGCTTGGCTGATCACATGCCATTTGTTTTGTAGGTTACTAGTGTGAAATTTGTCGCAGAGGGTGGTTTTTTTTTAACTGGATCTGCAGACAAGGTAAGCCAAGCCTGCTAGTCCGTTTTTCAAAtattgttgattagtaattccAATTCACAAAACTAACATCACTTCAAAAATTAAGGGTGTGGATTGGAGACATTACATTTATAAGTAAAAGGAAACTTTGAGCCAAAAAGTCatagttattatttaatttatgacGAGAGAGTGCTTTATAGCCAATGGCACATATTTTGGCTTTATAGTGGAAAACCAAATAATATCTGCATGCTTGTCCACGTTGTGACCATCAGCATTTATCCTTTATTTCTCATCTTTTTTATAGTTTTCTTCTCAATGGTGTAGACTGTTCGTATATGGCAAGGATCTGAAGATGGAAACTATGACTGCAGACATATCTTGAAGGATCATACTGCTGAGGTGAATGCCATTCATCTGCATTTTAATAAATGGCCACTAGATATTTTGTGCTTCGGAAACTAATTCCAGAAGTTGCATGTGTTTTATGAAATTCAAGCATATTGTCAGTAGGCATTCTAATTATGTTCTGTATGTTGTATTTATATATTCATGTATTAGATTATCCGTGTTAAAATAGGACTGGATAGGTAATATCTGGCAAATTGGGCCTCTCTGGTAGCATACATCAAAAGGCTGTTGCAGCTACCTTGTGGCTTGTCTTGCGACTTCTGCTTGAGTATATGGGGCTCATATATATATCCTTGATTGATCATCATGCCTATTGCCCCCCTTCCCTCTCTCTCATTGATGTGGTGAGGGTGATTTACTTCACATGCACACACCTTGAGGTGAGCTAACCGGAAGTTTCTCAAGATTTTGGCTTCAAGTCAAGTTTTGAGTAGTAGCAGCATAAGTATCTCTTGTAGTTGAATGAATACATGATCATCATTCCAAAATCATAGCCTagcaaattgaatttaaaaggCATAAAGGGTGGTGCTCTACTAGTTTCTTAATGGCATGATCTGCTGAGAAGGACCTTAACCTAAGTTCTTAGTTCCCAGTCTTTTAATTCTTTGCTTGAGCTGATTGTGATGCTGATCTTATTTCGTGCCATTTTATTGACATACTAAGGGTTTGCTTGTCAATTCTGTCAGGTCCATGCTGTCACTGTCCATGCCACAAACAACTATTTTGTGACTGCTTCTCTTGATAATACGTGGTGCTTTTATGATCTTGCCTCTGGCTTATGCTTGTCACAGGTCCCAATCCTCTCTCTCTCAAACGCACGCACGCACAACCTTCTCAGATTTGCTTGAAATTCTTTTCTGTTTCATTGTTTTGTGCTGTGGCAGACATTTTTAGGGAAGTGGTACTCTCAAATGTTTATGTTGTCTTCTGCTTAAAATTTGCTTGTTTTAATCTTAATGTGAAGTGGCAACACCAATTGCAtgagaagaaataaaaaatcatttgttCATTTGATCTGGATGATTGATATGCTGATCTTGTTCTGCAGGTCTCTGATACTTCAAAATCTGACAATTCTAAACCCGAGGGCTATACATCTGCGGCTTTTCATCCTGATGGTCTCATCCTTGGAACGGGCACCTCAGAAGCTGTTGTTAAAATTTGGGATGTAAAAAGCCAGGTATTGCTCCAGTGTCAACCATAATTGTGTTTGTTGCTTTTCCAAAGTGCAAAACTTGGGAATCAAGAGATATGTGCACATTCCCATCAATTTGTGCAAAAGATGGAACCTCTCATCTGTTGatctgttttttatttttgtttcgcataattatattttttaaagttcttATTCTGCAGTTTACTTCATTGATTTATAGGCTAATGTTGCAAGATTTGATGGACATGTTGGAGCAGTGACTGCTATATCTTTCTCCGAAAATGGATACTTTCTAGCAGTAtgtatttttaacaaaaatgtGATGGGAATGAATGACCTGATTTCTTGCAATCTAATTACATGGTTAAACTGGACAGACTGCTGCACATGATAGTGTTAAACTATGGGATTTGCGCAAATTGAAGAACTTTCGGACACTCAATCTTTATGAGTCAGATACACCAACAAACTCTGGTACGTGATGATGTAATACTGCGATGCCTGGCCCTTTATTACCCAATTTATTACATTTCACCTTTCATTGTCTTTGTTGCTGTGACGACAATTCCATTTCTACATACAAATCATTATGCCCTTGTTTAAAATGCCAAATTTTGGaagaattcaaaaaaaaaaaaaaaagaattcttTCCGTCAAATTTTTGTGTTTGGCAAAGCCAAtagtataaaaattcaattcccTTGAATTCTTTTaagaattgattttgaattaaa
This window encodes:
- the LOC110601792 gene encoding pre-mRNA-processing factor 19 homolog 1 encodes the protein MHCSISGEVPEEPVVSEKSGLLYEKRLIERHISDHGKCPITGEPLTMDDIVLVKTGKIVKPRTVQTASIPGMLGMFQNEWDGLMLSNFALEQQLHTARQELSHALYQHDAACRVIARLRKERDEARSLLAQAERQMPVLATAPATANASALSNGKRGAEDDDLGPPGKRIRSGISAAIITELTDCNAALSQHRKKRQIPSTLAPVDAVERYTQLSSHPLHKTSKPGIVSIDIHYSKDIIATGGVDSTAVIFNRTSGQILSTISGHSKKVTSVKFVAEGGFFLTGSADKTVRIWQGSEDGNYDCRHILKDHTAEVHAVTVHATNNYFVTASLDNTWCFYDLASGLCLSQVSDTSKSDNSKPEGYTSAAFHPDGLILGTGTSEAVVKIWDVKSQANVARFDGHVGAVTAISFSENGYFLATAAHDSVKLWDLRKLKNFRTLNLYESDTPTNSVEFDHSGCYLGVAGSDIRVFQVASVKAEWNCIKTLPDLSGTGRATCVKFGPDAKYVAVGSMDRNLRIFGLPGNEVQPE